From Melitaea cinxia chromosome 23, ilMelCinx1.1, whole genome shotgun sequence, the proteins below share one genomic window:
- the LOC123665005 gene encoding uncharacterized protein LOC123665005 → MFKKNVIVLTVAVILCYIQQLHGSVDETETNTATEEPKNTTGSERVGRSMNRECNSSLSSKCLKIRVLSFLEDLSSHDELHLLPGLSIVRENQTNVTSAKEIAAELSRQFPGKPEEKLNQFILYSLQSYLDGHSLKYRLLDSETTKEAMNMAKGDAENIGRKSGGGGGGGFGGGKGGGGALLAAAMMMKGTLAAAALGALALLAGKALMTALMSLLLSALVGLKGGGGHKSTTYEIITKPEVSHHHSHSHEEHHEHEHGHHGGYRRAYDPSYNNYNSYMPYETTT, encoded by the exons ATGTTCAAGAAAAATGTGATTGTGTTAACAGTAGCAGTGATCTTGTGCTATATCCAACAACTCCATGGATCTGTCGATGAGACCGAAACGAATACAGCGACCGAGGAACCGAAGAACACAACGGGTTCCGAAAGAGTCGGTAGATCCATGAACAGAGAATGCAATAGCAGTCTAAGTTCTAAATGTCTGAAAATCCGCGTATTATCCTTCTTGGAAGACCTGAGCTCCCACGATGAACTTCATCTGTTACCAGGTCTCAGCATCGTCAGGGAGAATCAGACAAACGTTACAAGTGCTAAGGAGATTGCAGCAGAACTGTCGCGCCAGTTTCCTGGGAAACCGGAAGAGAAACTGAATCAGTTCATTTTGTATAGCTTGCAAAGCTATTTAGACGGTCACTCCTTGAAATATAGATTGCTGGATTCGGAAACGACTAAGGAAGCTATGAATATGGCTAAGGGTGACGCGGAAAACATAGGCAGGAAGAGTGGAGGTGGAGGTGGCGGTGGTTTTGGGGGGGGTAAAGGTGGAGGTGGTGCTTTATTAGCTGCAGCAATGATGATGAAAG GAACTTTAGCTGCTGCAGCTCTTGGTGCTTTAGCGCTGCTGGCTGGTAAAGCCTTGATGACAGCGCTGATGTCGCTCTTACTCTCCGCGCTGGTTGGACTCAAAGGTGGTGGTGGTCACAAATCCACAACATACGAGATCATAACCAAACCAGAAGTATCCCACCATCATTCTCACAGCCACGAAGAACATCACGAACATGAACATGGTCACCACGGTGGTTACAGACGAGCATATGACCCTAGTTACAACAATTATAATAGTTACATGCCTTATGAAACAACAACATAA
- the LOC123665006 gene encoding uncharacterized protein LOC123665006: MFFLLLIVGAAAALPNPEAIDQNSIETNLESARSLRSDCAGGIFNPSCLKIEAISLLEKLSTKDELNLLPGVSVVREAKDNESSAEEFASELAKIKSSKPDERLDKYLLYRLGKYLDSHSVRLKLIDDGATEEARALIGEARKGGGFGGGGKKGGMGGLMAAALMMKGTMASMAMGGLALLAGKALMTAMMSLLLSAIVGLKSLSSGGKSTTYEIVSKPIYSHSHSHSTAHEDVGGYGHSGYGRNLKTRRR; the protein is encoded by the exons ATGTTCTTCTTATTATTAATCGTCGGAGCTGCGGCCGCTTTACCGAACCCTGAAGCTATCGACCAAAACTCCATAGAAACTAACTTGGAATCCGCAAGATCATTGAGAAGTGACTGCGCTGGAGGCATTTTCAACCCTTCATGCTTAAAGATAGAGGCTATATCTTTACTCGAGAAATTGAGTACAAAAGATGAGCTTAACCTTTTGCCAGGAGTTAGTGTTGTGAGGGAAGCCAAGGACAATGAAAGTTCTGCGGAGGAATTTGCTTCGGAACTAGCGAAGATTAAGTCATCAAAGCCTGATGAAAGGCTGGACAAATACTTGCTATACAGGCTCGGGAAATACTTGGACAGTCACTCAGTGAGGCTGAAGTTGATCGATGATGGTGCTACCGAAGAAGCCAGGGCTTTAATTGGAGAGGCCAGGAAAGGGGGTGGTTTCGGGGGCGGCGGCAAGAAGGGTGGTATGGGTGGATTGATGGCAGCTGCTCTGATGATGAAAG GTACCATGGCATCTATGGCTATGGGAGGTTTAGCATTATTAGCCGGTAAAGCTCTTATGACGGCTATGATGTCCTTGCTCTTGTCAGCCATTGTGGGTCTCAAGTCATTATCCAGCGGAGGAAAGTCAACAACATACGAAATCGTATCAAAACCGATCTACAGTCATTCCCATTCGCATTCAACAGCTCATGAAGACGTTGGCGGATATGGACACTCAGGATATGGCAGAAATTTGAAGACCAGAAGGCGCTAA